TTAGCAATCTGAAGGTAGAATTGAGATGAGTGGGTTGTTCAGCGTCAGCTGTGGCTCATTTGGCCGCACCCTCGTCTCCGAGTCTCCGAATAAAGGCCAATGCTTCggtgcagtgctgagagagcactgcactgtcagaggtgctgtttctccaataaggcgttaaactgaggccctgtctaccctctgaggtggatgtaaaacatcccagtatgctattttgaagaagagtaggggagttttccctggtgtcttgggtcaatatttgtccctcaatcaatttcacagaaacagattatctggtcatcaccactttgctgtttttgggatcttgctgtgcgcaaattggctgctgtgtttcctacatcacaacagtggctAGATTTCAACAATACTTCAtgggctgtgaagagttttgggaTGTCCGGTGGTCATTAAAGGCACTAAAATATATGCAAGTTTATGTTTTCTCTGCAATATTTTGCAGGAATGTTATTGTATGTTATTACCATCAAATAAGATGCTCTTGATTTTATTTTTTCACATCTTTTTGTGATACATCAGTGATAAAAGTGACTCAAAGCAGCATTTTTTTACATTTGTATTGTTCAGTGGCTCTGTTCAACATTAGCCCTTGGGACAAGGGCTGGGGGACATTCAAATTAACCATTGGCTGACATAACAAGCACCAACATTGTTCCAGTGGAGCTTTTACATCACACGCATCAGCGTTTGAGTTTGTGCAATGGAGTAGAACAGGCAATCGCAAATTGGCAGCCCATTTTACACCTCACCTTTTGCATTGAAATCAATAAGAAATAAAAATGAGAAAGGAATATAAAACAGGCTGCTGATTGTCTCCCAATCCATTTTGTGGTGAAGACCTAAACTCCCAGGAGTGTATAGAAAAGATACAACCTTAAAAATCTCAAGAATGGAGCAAGAACGGTAATTGAATGAATAAGAATAGAGGTGGAAATTGGGTTCAGAATTACTAAACTTGTCATTGCATGTCATTGAAAATAGGCTATTGTTAAGGCTTATGCCAAGGGGATGCCTGCCATTCCTCCCTTGTGTTGCCTCTTCAAATGTGCTGGGGTGATGCATACAGTCAATCTATTCAAAGGTTGCCTTTAAGATTTTTAGAATCCAGCTGCCTTGTTCATCTGAATAGAACCCAGTGTTTTCGTTCTTAGAAATGACACTGTAACCAATGCTCCTGATGATTAGAAAACTCTGCTGGATTGAATAGAATCAAAGACTTGCTCCACGTGAATTTAAAAAGCTTCTAAAAATAAATTAAGATTGGAAAAGACTCTTGTGGCTGCACACTTCTGTAGAAGGGCTGCATGTCTAAACCTTCAATTATCTCTTCCCTCCACACGGATGCAGGCTAACTTACTTTGTGATTCCAGTATTTACTGGGAGGCACATTCAACTTGTGAATCGGGTGTCTGCCAGTATCAGACTGGACGCCCTCTATACACCCACCTGGTTTTCACTTCTGTTGCCTTCAATGAATGTTAGTCACAATAAGTGTCTGTCGAGGAAGATTGAGTCCATAGCTAGCCTTTGACCTCAAGACAGCTCTTTAGCACAGCAAACTTTTCCGGTCCCTTccataccagagtgttacagctGTACCCATTTATACTCTTTTTTTTATGGGTGAACTAACACCCATCACCTGTTCTAACAAGCAGTCGTCTTTAACAGTGTAATTGCAAGTCAACAAGAAGATTGTCCAGGTCCAATAGCAGAGCGCGCGGGTCAACATGCCTGGACCTGCTGCAAGTGCAAAAAATGTCGGTGCCTTTAGTCGATCGCCCAGCAAGGCTGTAGCGCCCTGGGCTGCTGGTGGTGGATCCACAGTGAGGCAGAGGAAAGCTACTAGCAGTGCAGTGAGCTGTGCTGGGCGAACCACTTCAACAGGCGCTGGGGGTAGGTGGCGATTCTACACAGAGGATTCTCCTGGGCTTAAAGTTGGGCCTGTTCCAGTGCTTGTCATGAGTCTACTGTTCATCGCTTCAGTATTTATGTTGCACATCTGGGGCAAGTACACCCGCTCATCCACAATAATTCAGCTTCAACTTAATGCATTCATTCATCCTGGACCAAATGCCTATTTTTATGGGAACTGAATTCTGACGCAATAAACCTCGCCTTTCACTCATGAAGGTTCAAGTAAAGATCCTCTCAAAAGGACTGGGTGTAGCAGCTCGATCTGTCGTCCTAATTTTCACGAGAAGTGCTGTCTTGGTGTTAGATTTTGAAATCTTTGAAAGTCTCTTTCCTATGTTTTACCTTTTTTTGTAAAGCATCTCACTAATGTTCAGCAATAAAAAAAAAGGttgttactttaaaaaaaaacaatgtaatTACTGACAAATGGTGCAGGGATGTATTGCAAACAGTTGAACAAATACCACCTATCCTACACCCCACCGAAGTTGAAAGTTCAGTGCACGGCTTTCGTTTCAACTGCATTGCTTACTGCTCTTTCATCTCATCAACCATCTGAAGAATCccgctgtgcacaaaatggctgttgcatttccctcCATGACcacagtcactacacttcaaattGTTTTGGCATATCTGGAGTGTTTCTAAAAGACATGACAAACGGTTCCAAAAGCAGAAGCCTGTCCTTCTTCAGAGGTTGCACCCTTCCTAATTTGAATAAATTAGGCACAATTGCTCCTTTGGATGGATGCACATAACCGTGCAGAGGTGTAGCTGGATTGATGTGGCAATAGATAGTCTTAGTACGAGTATACGGCTGGAAGTTCACCTTCCAATTTGTTTCATTCATCCTCGAGATACGGGCAACagtaacaaggccagcatttattggccattcctAGTTTTGCCCTGGTGGTAGCAATGGGCCACCTTCTTAACCCTGTCACGACCAGGTGAGAAGGAGccaactggctcccctctattcaacctccccacttggtcacaacaaaggtttaagtttatttttcacaaGGATGTGCCTTTTCTGAATCCGAATGTGCTTAACTATTTACgttgtgagcaataaggagctaATCAATTAaagaagagcaaatttattaactactaaacccgagagagaaaaaataataaaaacacagtgtcatacacacaaacaggtatcagaaataagggcaGACAGAGCCCAATAAAAAAAGTTCAAAGAATAAATGATCAAGTGCCCTTCCCTTGTCCTCAAGGCGTAGATGTTTCAACCTTGGGGCAGATTTGGATTAGCTGATTCCATGGATGCGGTCAGATaaagaagatgttgcaattattatgagatctcgGTTCGCCCGTAGGTTTCTGAAAGCTGACTTCTCCATCCGGGTGACACACACTTtttttccaaaagagagagagggagagagtgcagctttTGCACTTGTTCCCTCTGGTGAAACTTTCCTTGCACTCTGCAGTGGCTGTAGCCTGGCCTGTTatatttcacccattgtgtatttccaaggagTTTTGGATGGGTCTGTCTGTGGtaaccattgtttcaatatccagcactttgcattttaatgtttcTGCCTTAGACAGTGATGATTTTCAATGGATCTTTGAATTATAGAAAATGtccctctcttcacactcccctgagggtgcCTAGgatgctttttcacctccaccTTGGAAGATGACCTGGCATTTTCAAGTAATTTGTTCAGTCTCATTTCAAAGTCCTTTTTTCAAAATTAATGGGGCACAGCCTCGTGACACCCCCTGCAGTCCACACAGTGGTAGTGCAGTCCCAAAGAGTTGTTAGGTGggaagttccatgattttgacccgcTGCCAATAAAGGAACTATATGCCACAATCTTGATTATGTCTGTCTCCTTatttgcaccaagtcctgcaccCATcagccctctgctcactgacctacattggctcctagttaagcaatgcctccattttagaattttcattcttgttttcaaatctctccatggcctctcccctccctatctctgtaatctccaccaacCTTACGGACTTACCTGTGCtcatctgattctggcctcttgggtatccctgattttaatcgctccaccattgatggccatgcctcaagctgcctaggtcctaagctcttaaattccctccctaagactctccacctctctacctccttttcatcctttaagacactccttaattcctacctctctgaccaagcttttagtcatctagCTCGATACTTATATGGCTCGCTGTCCAATTTTGCCTCATAATGCTCCTGTACAGCACCTTGAGATGGtctattacattaaaggcgctatatcaatgcaagttgtttttgctggttggaggtggtggtgctctcatgcacctgctgcccttgtccttttgggAGGTGGCATTCAAGAGCTTAGGAGGTCCTGTTGAAAAAATCTTAAGGCAGAATGACGCTCCTGATCCCAGTCGGATAACGGTGTTTACCTAAAGTAAATAAGACACCAGCtggaaacaaattttaaaatatcCATGAACTGCTGAGGTAATTGTGTGTGATTTGAAATGACTTCTATTTTAAGTTACTTTTTTATTGACTGAAACACCAGTCACATTAACATCCAattacacatgaacaggcacaatTTGTGgtaatcacacacagtgtaatgGCTCAGTGGTGTCCTAGCAACAAAAAGAGAGAATGTATCCTGGAGGACTAATAATAATTTATGTCTGGAAAGTGAACCAGGGCTCAACTAAATGAGTAAGGAGAGCCTTGACATCAAGAACCTGACCAAAGGTGATGCCAATCACAGCCTGTGTCGAGTTATCAGAGAGTGGTTTTTGATCCTTTCTAAGATTTATTTGCTTGAATCACAAATATCTAAACAATAGCAGAGATGCATTTAGGAAGTCTGATAaggacatgagggagaaaggagcagAAGGATATGCGGACGGGGTGAGATGaaataaggtgggaggaggctcgtgtggagcataaacaccagcgttTGTCAGTCAGGCTGAatatcctgtttctgtgctgtaaatgttctGTAATAGCACTTGTTTATAAGAGAGAAAAAGAGCTGCAGGAACCTACCAGAAAGGAGCAGGAAGAGATTGGAAAGGTTTCAAGGGCACAGGGCTGGGTCAGACAGGAAAGATGAGTGTGGTggaatgagggcaatgcattaaGGCAAGTCTTCTTAGGGGGCAGAAGAATGACTTGAATGTATTACATTGTCCCAAGGTGCTccacaagagcattatcaaacaaatctTGACAtcgagccata
The nucleotide sequence above comes from Carcharodon carcharias isolate sCarCar2 chromosome 19, sCarCar2.pri, whole genome shotgun sequence. Encoded proteins:
- the LOC121291422 gene encoding protein transport protein Sec61 subunit beta-like, whose amino-acid sequence is MPGPAASAKNVGAFSRSPSKAVAPWAAGGGSTVRQRKATSSAVSCAGRTTSTGAGGRWRFYTEDSPGLKVGPVPVLVMSLLFIASVFMLHIWGKYTRSSTIIQLQLNAFIHPGPNAYFYGN